In Terriglobales bacterium, the sequence TGTCGAATCTGCAAAAAAAAGGGGAGGCGCTCGCAACGCCTCCCGGAGCAGTCTTCAGTCGTCAGACGTCAGTCGGCGGCTGAAGATCAATGCACGCCGTCCACGAAGCGGACGGTGCGTACGGTCTCCTCTTCTTCCTTGCTCAACTGGCCGCAGCTGACGCCGTACTCGAAGCCCTTGTCGAAGGCCTTGGCGTTCAGCTCGCGGAAGCTGGGCGGCACGGAATCGAGCACCGCGTCGCGCAGCGCCTTGGGGTCGAGCAGGCGGGTGACGGCGGCGAAGAAGCCGACCATCACGATGTTCAGCACCATGCGCTTGCCCAGCTCCTCGGCCAGCCGCGTGGCGGGCACGCTGAACAGGCGGACGCCGGGCTTGACGTTGTCCACGCGCACCAGGTCCTGCTCCACGATCAGGATGCCGCCATCTTTGACCTCGCCGGCGAACTTGGTGTAAGCCTCCTGCGACATGATGACCAGGATGTCGGGCTGGGTGACGTAGGGATAGAGGATGGGCTCCTTGTCCAGGATGACCTGGGCGGCGCAGGCGCCGCCGCGGGCCTCGGGACCGAAGCTCTGGGTCATGGTTGCGTAGCCGCCCTGGTTGATGCTGGCGGCCTTGCCGATGACGATGGCGGAGAGGATGACGCCCTGTCCTCCGAAGCCGGCGAGGCGGATCTCAGTGAGTTTCATTGTTCGCTGCAACCTCCGTCCTGGGCTTCTTCGGCCCTTTGCTCCTCCACGGCATACCAGTCGGTGTATTCGGGGCAGGCCTGCGCCAGGTGCTGGCGCATGAGCTCGATGTAGTCGGGCTTTTCCTTGTCCACGAACTTGCCGACCACGATCTCGCCCTGCTTGCTCAGGGCGCATTCGCTGGTGGGGGCTCCGTTGCGGATCTTCGACTTCTCCTTGTAGTACTTCATGGTGTCGAGGCCGTCGCCCAGCTTGTTGCGGCGCTGGTAGAGCGTCGGGCAGGGGGAGAGGACCTCGATGAAGCCGAAGCCCTTCTTGGCGAACATCTCCTGCATGGAGCGGGCGATCTGCCGGACGTGGAAGGTGGTCCAGCGGGCGACGTAGACCGCGCCCGCGGCTTCGACCAGCGCGGGAAGATTGAAGGCGGGATCGAAGCTGCCGTAGGGCGCCGTGGCGGTGATGACATTGCCCGGAGTGGTGGGAGCGGTCTGGCCGCCGGTCATGGCGTAGATCAGGTTGTTGACGCAGATGACCTTGATGTCCACGTTGCGGCGGGCGGCGTGAATGAGGTGATTGCCGCCGATGGCGAACAAGTCGCCGTCGCCCGAGTACACCACCACGTTGAGCTTGGGATTCGCCAGCTTCAAGCCGGTGGCGAAGGGGATGGCGCGGCCGTGAGTGGTATGGAACGAGTCCAGCTTCACGTAGCCGGCGACCCGGCCGGTGCAGCCGATGCCGCTCACCAGGGCCACGTTCTTCAGGTCCACCTTGGAGTCGATGAGGGCGCGGGTGAAGCAGTTGACGGTGGTGCCGATGCCGCAGCCCGGGCACCAGATGTGGGGCATCCGGTCCATGCGCAGGAAGGGCTCGACCGGGTTGATGTGGGTGACGGTTTCAGGGACCGAGGTCGCGCTCATCGGATGGCCTCCTCGATGGACTTCAGGATCTGGTTGGGATCGTGGACGCCGCCGCCGGCGTGGGGGACGTGCACGACCTTGCAAGCGCCGTGGGCGGCGCGCTCCACCTCGCGCGACATCTGCCCCAGGTTCAGCTCGGGGACGACGATGGCCTTGGTCTTCTGCGCGATGGCCGCGATGTTGCGCTCGGGGAAGGGCCAGGCGGTAATCAGGCGGAACTTGCCGACCTTCAGCCCCTGGGCATGGGCCAGTTCGATGGCGCGCTGGGCCACGCGCGAGGTGATGCCGTAGCTGACCACAACGGCGTCGGCGCCCTCGAGGTCGGAGGCTTCGAACAGGGTGATCTTGTCCACGGCGTTCAGGATCTTGCTCTGCAGGCGCTTGACCAGCTTGTCCTGCGCCTTGACGGTCATGGCGGGATAGCCGCGCTCGTCATGAGTAAGACCGGTCATGTGGAACTTGTAGCCTTCGCCGGCGTGGGCCATCTCGGGGACCCCGTCGCCATTGGTCCGGTAGGGCAGATACTCGCCATTGGGCTTCGCTTTGCGCCGGGGCAGGACCTCGATCTTGGCGGCGTCGGGGATCACCACTTTCTCGGTCATGTGGCCGACGCACTCGTCGAGCATCACCATGACGGGGACGCGATACTGCTCGGCGAAATTAAAGGCCTTGATGGTGAGGTCGAAAGCTTCCTGGGGAGAATTAGGGCAGAGTGCAATGATCTCGTAATCGCCGTGCGAGCCCCAGCGGCACTGCATCATGTCGGACTGCGCCGGGAGGGTGGGCAGGCCGGTGGAAGGGCCTCCGCGCTGCACGTCCACGAACACCACCGGGGTCTCGGTCATGGCGGCGTAGCCGATGTGCTCCATCATGAGGGAGAAGCCGGGGCCAGAGGTGACGGTAAAAGCCTTGGCGCCGCCCCAGACCGCGCCCTGGATGGCGATGGAGGCGGCCAGTTCGTCTTCCAATTGGATGAAGACGCCGCCCACGGTCGGGACGCGCATGGCGAAGCGCTCGACCACCTCGGTGGAGGGCGTGATGGGATAGCCGGCGGCAAAGCGGGCGCCGGCGGCCAGAGCGCCTTCACAGCAGGCGTGGTCGCCGTCGAGGAAATGGACGCCGGTCAGGACACCTTTGGGATCAGCGTGCATCGGAGCCGGCCTCCTTTGCGTCAGTCTTGTAGCCATGGATGGCGAAATCCGGGCAGTACATGCCGCACAGGTCGCAGCCGCTGCACTTCTCGGGGGTGACCAGGATGGGCGGGTGATATCCCTTGGAATTGAACGCGGAGGAAAGAGCCAGCACCTTGGTGGGACAGAACTCGACGCAGAAACCGCACGCCTTGCAGCGCTCCACCACGATGGAGACCGTACCTTTGGCCATCGGAGTCCTCGAATCTCGCGCCCTACCCCACAGGTGAGCCGGGCGCGGTGAGCAAGTCGTTCTGATTCTGAACCTCGCCCGTTCCCTGCGTGGTGATGCATGTCACAGATGGACGTGATGAATGACGCAGGGCAGCGTCCAGCGCACGGCACCGCCCGGGGTGACTGCTATCACTGCGGGTAGGCGGCGGGCGGCGTAGGGTGCATCTCGTAGACAGCCGAGGCAGCTGTCCCATGGAGGTTTGGTATGCGCGTGAACGACGTGATGACCCGGAACCCGGCGGTGTGCACGGCCACCAGTTCGGCGCAGACCGCGGCCGATCTGATGAAGAAGCACAACACCGGCATGATCCCGGTGGTGGACGACGCCTACAGCCGGACCCTGGTGGGCGTGGTGACCGACCGCGACCTGTGCCTGGCGGTGGTGGCCGCAGCCCGGGAGCCGATGCAGGTGTGGGTGCGGGATTGCATGACCCCCGACCCGGTCTTCTGCGCGCCCGAGGACAAGGTGGAGGTGGCGCTGGCCGTGATGCAGAAGCACCAGGTGCGGCGGGTGCCGGTGGTGGACGTGCACAAGACGGTGCACGGAGTGGTGTCGATCGGCGACCTGGTGCGGCATAACGCGGTCGGCAACGGGGAGCTGTTCAGCGCGCTGAAGAAGATCTTCGCGCCCAAGACGCGAGCAGCGAAGAAAGCGGCGTAAGAGCAGTCGGCAGCTGAATGGCAGCGGGACTGACGTCCCGCTGCTGGGCGGCGGCGGTTGTGCAGAGACCCGTCAGATCCTTCGTTGTCGGCTGAAGCCGACTGCCTCAGGATGACAATCAGTTAATGTTTGCCGCCAACGCAAATGCCCTGCCTTGCGGCAGGGCATTTGCGTGAAGCAGTTCCTTCATTTGGCTAATGCCGTGGTGGCGTGCATGCCGCGGCGCTGGTTCTCGGGCAAGTGACGCTCGTCGTATCCCGTATAGACCTGCCGCGGGCGGTAGATCTTGGTGTCGGGATCGCTGAGCATCTCCTCCCAGTGCGACAGCCATCCGGCCACGCGCGGGATGGCGAACAGCACCGTGAACATGTTGGGCCTGAAGCCCATGGCCTGGTAGATGATGCCGCTGTAGAAGTCCACGTTGGGATACAGGCGGCGCTTGATGAAGTACTCGTCCTCGAGGGCGATCTTCTCCAGGGCGAGGGCGATGTCGAGCTTCTGGTTGCGGCCGGTGATGAGGAAGACCTCCTCGGCGATCTGCTTGATGATCTTGGCGCGCGGATCGTAATTCTTGTAAACCCGGTGGCCGAAGCCCATCAGCTTGCGCTTGCCATCCTTGACCTGCTTGATGAAGTCGCCGATCTTGTCCTTGGTGCCGATCTCGTCGAGCATCTTCAGCACTTCCTCGTTGGCCCCGCCGTGCAGCGGGCCGTAGAGAGCGGCGGCGGCGGCGGCGGTGGAGACGTAGGGATCGGCCTGCGAGCTGCCCACCTGGCGCATGGTCGAGGTGGAGCAGTTCTGTTCGTGGTCGGCGTGCAGGATGAAGAGGATGTCCAGGGCGCGGGCCAGCACCGGGTTCGCCAGGTACTTCAGCTCCGTCTTCTTCCAGAGCATGTTCATGAAGTTCTCGGCGAAGGTGAGGTCATTGTCGGGATACACGTAGGGCAGTCCCAGGCT encodes:
- a CDS encoding 2-oxoacid:acceptor oxidoreductase family protein, which encodes MKLTEIRLAGFGGQGVILSAIVIGKAASINQGGYATMTQSFGPEARGGACAAQVILDKEPILYPYVTQPDILVIMSQEAYTKFAGEVKDGGILIVEQDLVRVDNVKPGVRLFSVPATRLAEELGKRMVLNIVMVGFFAAVTRLLDPKALRDAVLDSVPPSFRELNAKAFDKGFEYGVSCGQLSKEEEETVRTVRFVDGVH
- a CDS encoding 4Fe-4S binding protein, whose product is MAKGTVSIVVERCKACGFCVEFCPTKVLALSSAFNSKGYHPPILVTPEKCSGCDLCGMYCPDFAIHGYKTDAKEAGSDAR
- a CDS encoding 2-oxoacid:ferredoxin oxidoreductase subunit beta — its product is MSATSVPETVTHINPVEPFLRMDRMPHIWCPGCGIGTTVNCFTRALIDSKVDLKNVALVSGIGCTGRVAGYVKLDSFHTTHGRAIPFATGLKLANPKLNVVVYSGDGDLFAIGGNHLIHAARRNVDIKVICVNNLIYAMTGGQTAPTTPGNVITATAPYGSFDPAFNLPALVEAAGAVYVARWTTFHVRQIARSMQEMFAKKGFGFIEVLSPCPTLYQRRNKLGDGLDTMKYYKEKSKIRNGAPTSECALSKQGEIVVGKFVDKEKPDYIELMRQHLAQACPEYTDWYAVEEQRAEEAQDGGCSEQ
- a CDS encoding 2-oxoacid:acceptor oxidoreductase subunit alpha, giving the protein MHADPKGVLTGVHFLDGDHACCEGALAAGARFAAGYPITPSTEVVERFAMRVPTVGGVFIQLEDELAASIAIQGAVWGGAKAFTVTSGPGFSLMMEHIGYAAMTETPVVFVDVQRGGPSTGLPTLPAQSDMMQCRWGSHGDYEIIALCPNSPQEAFDLTIKAFNFAEQYRVPVMVMLDECVGHMTEKVVIPDAAKIEVLPRRKAKPNGEYLPYRTNGDGVPEMAHAGEGYKFHMTGLTHDERGYPAMTVKAQDKLVKRLQSKILNAVDKITLFEASDLEGADAVVVSYGITSRVAQRAIELAHAQGLKVGKFRLITAWPFPERNIAAIAQKTKAIVVPELNLGQMSREVERAAHGACKVVHVPHAGGGVHDPNQILKSIEEAIR
- a CDS encoding CBS domain-containing protein, translated to MRVNDVMTRNPAVCTATSSAQTAADLMKKHNTGMIPVVDDAYSRTLVGVVTDRDLCLAVVAAAREPMQVWVRDCMTPDPVFCAPEDKVEVALAVMQKHQVRRVPVVDVHKTVHGVVSIGDLVRHNAVGNGELFSALKKIFAPKTRAAKKAA
- a CDS encoding citrate synthase, translating into MNSNGNPNPTLAVRDSRTGKDYQLPIQNDTIKAMDLRQIKVNSEDFGMMAFDPAYTNTASCKSAITFIDGDKGILRYRGYPIQELAEHCSFLQVAYLLMYGELPTTAEKEQWVQEVKLHTMLHENIKKFIDGFHYDAHPMGILVSTLAALSTFYPEAHNIHDAANRKLQEQRLIAKAATIAAFAYRHSLGLPYVYPDNDLTFAENFMNMLWKKTELKYLANPVLARALDILFILHADHEQNCSTSTMRQVGSSQADPYVSTAAAAAALYGPLHGGANEEVLKMLDEIGTKDKIGDFIKQVKDGKRKLMGFGHRVYKNYDPRAKIIKQIAEEVFLITGRNQKLDIALALEKIALEDEYFIKRRLYPNVDFYSGIIYQAMGFRPNMFTVLFAIPRVAGWLSHWEEMLSDPDTKIYRPRQVYTGYDERHLPENQRRGMHATTALAK